The following coding sequences lie in one Porphyromonas asaccharolytica DSM 20707 genomic window:
- a CDS encoding tryptophanase encodes MEIPFSEAYRIKMVEPIHKSTREQREQWIKQAHYNLFSLKSSQVFIDVLTDSGTGAMSDRQWSGMMLGDESYAGASSFQNLKDAVEKICTFPLVIPTHQGRAAENVLYSATLKEGDIVPGNSHFDTTKGHIEFRKAVAVDCTIDAASNTELELPFKGEMDLNKLEDCFKKYPKEQIPMCVLTVTNNTAGGQPVSMKNVRETSELCHKYGIPLQIDGARFAENAYFIKMREEGYADKSIKEIVREMLSYADIMTMSSKKDAVVNMGGFLAMRDEELYHKCSMYAVMNEGFLTYGGMNGRDMNALAIGLDENTEFDMLDTRIRQVAYLGSKLDEYGVPYQRPAGGHAIFLDAKKILTHVPKEQFIAQTLGIELYLEAGIRGVEIGSILADRDPKTGENRYPKLELLRLAIPRRTYTNNHMDVIAAACKNVYDRRESITRGYVITRELPVLRHFTVELEPAK; translated from the coding sequence ATGGAGATACCTTTTTCCGAGGCGTACCGCATTAAGATGGTTGAGCCGATACACAAGAGCACGCGCGAGCAGCGTGAGCAGTGGATTAAGCAAGCACACTACAACCTATTCAGTCTCAAGTCGTCACAAGTCTTTATCGATGTCCTGACGGACTCAGGTACGGGCGCTATGAGCGACCGTCAGTGGTCGGGCATGATGCTTGGTGATGAGAGCTATGCCGGGGCTTCCTCTTTCCAAAACCTCAAGGATGCTGTCGAGAAGATCTGCACCTTCCCACTCGTGATCCCGACGCACCAGGGTCGTGCTGCTGAGAATGTGCTTTACTCAGCTACACTCAAGGAGGGCGACATCGTACCGGGTAACTCGCACTTTGACACGACAAAGGGGCATATCGAGTTTCGCAAGGCTGTAGCCGTCGACTGCACGATCGATGCAGCGAGCAACACGGAGCTAGAGCTACCCTTCAAGGGTGAGATGGATCTGAACAAGCTGGAGGATTGCTTCAAGAAGTATCCCAAGGAGCAGATCCCTATGTGCGTCCTGACGGTGACCAACAACACGGCTGGCGGTCAGCCTGTCTCTATGAAGAATGTACGTGAGACGAGTGAGCTGTGCCACAAGTACGGCATACCGCTACAGATCGATGGTGCTCGCTTTGCTGAGAATGCTTACTTCATCAAGATGCGTGAGGAGGGCTATGCGGACAAGTCGATCAAGGAGATCGTCCGTGAGATGCTCAGCTACGCTGACATCATGACCATGTCTAGCAAGAAGGACGCTGTGGTCAACATGGGTGGCTTCCTCGCTATGCGTGACGAGGAGCTCTATCACAAGTGCTCTATGTACGCTGTGATGAATGAGGGCTTCCTGACCTACGGCGGTATGAACGGTCGTGATATGAACGCGCTCGCTATTGGTCTGGATGAGAACACGGAGTTTGACATGCTCGACACGCGTATCCGTCAGGTGGCTTACCTCGGTAGCAAGCTAGACGAGTACGGCGTACCCTATCAGCGTCCTGCTGGTGGACACGCTATCTTCCTCGATGCGAAGAAGATTCTGACGCACGTTCCCAAGGAGCAGTTTATCGCTCAGACGCTCGGCATCGAGCTGTACCTAGAGGCTGGCATCCGTGGTGTCGAGATCGGCTCTATCCTAGCAGACCGTGATCCTAAGACGGGCGAGAACCGCTATCCAAAGCTGGAGCTACTCCGCCTTGCTATACCACGTCGTACCTACACGAACAACCACATGGACGTCATCGCAGCTGCCTGCAAGAATGTCTATGACCGTCGTGAGTCGATCACCCGTGGCTACGTCATCACCCGTGAGCTGCCTGTGCTACGTCACTTCACGGTAGAGCTAGAGCCTGCCAAGTAA
- the eno gene encoding phosphopyruvate hydratase: protein MQIVDIKGREVLDSRGNPTVEVEVILDSGAMGRAAVPSGASTGEHEALELRDGDKSRYLGKGVRKAVENVNEVIAPALFGMSALEQREIDQKMIDLDGTETKSVLGANAILGVSLAVAKAAADELAIPLYRYIGGVNAHTLPVPMMNIINGGAHSDAPIAFQEFMIRPIGAKSFSEALRMGAETFHALKKVLHDRGLSTAVGDEGGFAPKLDGVEDALNSILEAIHQAGYKPGSDITIALDCAASEFYHEGVYNYAKFEGEKGQQRTPAEQVAYLETLVSKYPIDSIEDGMDENDWEGWRLLTEKLGNRLQLVGDDLFVTNVAYLSRGIKEHCANSILIKVNQIGTLTETLDAIDMAHRHGFTAVVSHRSGETEDTTIADIAVATNAGQIKTGSLSRTDRIAKYNQLLRIEEELDTQSVYGCQSLR from the coding sequence ATGCAGATAGTAGACATCAAAGGGCGCGAGGTCCTAGACTCGCGCGGCAATCCAACAGTGGAGGTAGAGGTCATCCTAGATAGCGGAGCCATGGGGCGTGCCGCTGTGCCCAGTGGAGCCTCTACAGGGGAACACGAAGCACTCGAACTACGTGACGGTGACAAGAGCCGTTACCTCGGTAAGGGCGTCCGCAAAGCGGTCGAAAACGTCAACGAAGTGATCGCTCCTGCTCTCTTCGGCATGAGCGCGCTCGAGCAGCGTGAGATAGACCAGAAGATGATAGACCTAGACGGCACAGAGACCAAGAGTGTACTCGGTGCTAATGCCATCCTAGGCGTCTCGCTAGCTGTCGCTAAGGCGGCTGCTGACGAACTAGCCATACCACTCTACCGCTACATCGGTGGCGTCAACGCACACACACTTCCCGTGCCGATGATGAACATCATCAACGGTGGCGCACATAGCGATGCTCCCATCGCCTTTCAGGAGTTTATGATCCGTCCCATCGGTGCCAAGAGCTTTAGCGAGGCACTACGCATGGGTGCCGAGACATTTCACGCACTTAAGAAGGTGCTCCACGACCGTGGACTCAGCACTGCCGTAGGTGACGAGGGTGGCTTCGCTCCTAAGCTAGATGGCGTAGAGGATGCGCTCAATAGTATCCTCGAGGCGATCCATCAGGCCGGTTACAAGCCCGGCAGCGACATAACCATCGCTCTAGACTGTGCTGCCAGCGAGTTCTACCACGAGGGCGTCTACAACTACGCCAAGTTTGAGGGCGAGAAGGGTCAGCAACGCACTCCAGCCGAGCAAGTTGCTTATCTAGAGACACTCGTCAGCAAGTACCCCATCGATAGCATCGAGGATGGTATGGACGAAAACGACTGGGAGGGTTGGCGTCTGCTCACCGAGAAGCTAGGCAACCGCCTGCAGCTCGTCGGCGACGACCTCTTTGTGACCAATGTAGCGTACCTCAGCCGAGGTATCAAGGAGCACTGTGCTAACTCCATCCTGATCAAGGTCAACCAGATCGGTACGCTCACCGAGACGCTCGACGCCATCGACATGGCACATCGTCACGGCTTCACAGCGGTCGTATCGCACCGCTCAGGCGAGACCGAGGATACCACCATCGCAGACATCGCCGTAGCCACCAATGCAGGGCAGATCAAGACAGGCTCGCTGAGCCGCACCGACCGCATCGCCAAGTACAACCAGCTACTACGTATCGAGGAGGAGCTAGACACACAAAGCGTATACGGCTGCCAATCGCTACGCTAA
- the recR gene encoding recombination mediator RecR — protein MKDQYPSQWLERAVDQLSLLPGIGRKTAMRMALHLLRQPPSYAQHLGEAIIDLRQKICYCERCHCISDSPLCDICSDPQRDQSVVCVVEQVKDVLTIEQTHRYKGLYHVLGGIISPIDGITPNDLEIESLYERVQEEPIREVILAIRSTLEGDTTNYYIYKRLESTGVLVSLIARGISIGDEIEYADEVTLGSAIANRTPFDQVK, from the coding sequence ATGAAAGATCAGTACCCCTCCCAATGGCTCGAGCGCGCCGTAGATCAGCTCTCCCTACTCCCTGGCATAGGGCGCAAGACTGCGATGCGGATGGCGCTGCACTTGCTTCGTCAGCCGCCCTCCTATGCGCAGCATCTCGGGGAGGCGATCATAGACCTTCGCCAGAAGATCTGCTACTGCGAGCGGTGCCACTGCATCAGCGACAGCCCGCTATGCGACATATGCTCCGATCCACAGCGGGATCAGAGCGTCGTCTGCGTCGTCGAGCAGGTGAAGGATGTCCTAACCATCGAGCAGACGCACCGCTACAAAGGACTGTACCACGTCTTGGGCGGAATCATCTCTCCGATAGACGGCATCACACCAAACGATCTAGAGATCGAGTCGCTCTACGAGCGTGTTCAGGAGGAGCCTATCCGTGAGGTGATCCTCGCTATACGCTCGACCCTAGAGGGCGACACGACCAACTACTATATATACAAGCGCCTGGAATCTACGGGCGTGCTGGTTTCGCTCATCGCACGAGGTATCTCGATCGGTGATGAGATCGAGTATGCTGACGAGGTGACGCTCGGGAGCGCTATCGCGAATCGTACCCCCTTTGACCAAGTGAAGTAA
- a CDS encoding MATE family efflux transporter → MSWSAYYRSCRVHYGPLLRLGLPVIIGQVGLILVGFADNVMVSHHSLDELAAASFVNNFLNLSIIFGMGFSYGLTPLVATNKEWGRSDQVAHYLGHSFLLNLLIALLIGGGLLLLEGSLDLFNLPDELHALALPYYRIQIVGFMVVMLFNTFKQYTEGMGDTQIPMYITLAGNVLNIGLNYLLIYGNGGFPEWGLYGAGIATLISRIAMLLAIVAVTALLPRYREILERLRRLCWSWRKGLVPLLRLGTPVALQMGMEAASFSVAVILVARIGTSALAAHQIIATVSTLGFMVYYGIGAATAIRSSTLLAQGERRETRRVASAGVYLCLFVAAVMMPLLVLFREPIVRLFNADLSVAEATYLALIPLCLYQIGDALQIIYANALRGISRVAILAPAAALCHLIVAPAMAWLFGFNIGLHGAPLQLMGIWFAFPVSLTLLGLILRYSFRRATR, encoded by the coding sequence ATGAGCTGGAGTGCGTACTATCGGAGCTGTCGGGTGCATTACGGACCTTTGTTGCGGCTGGGGCTGCCCGTGATCATCGGACAGGTGGGGCTGATCCTCGTGGGCTTTGCGGACAATGTGATGGTGAGTCACCACAGTCTAGACGAGCTGGCGGCTGCTTCTTTTGTCAATAACTTTCTCAATCTATCGATCATCTTCGGGATGGGCTTCTCCTATGGTCTGACACCACTGGTGGCGACCAATAAGGAGTGGGGACGCTCGGATCAAGTGGCTCACTACCTAGGGCATAGCTTCCTGCTCAACCTCTTGATCGCCCTCCTAATCGGCGGGGGACTGCTGCTCCTCGAGGGGAGTCTAGATCTGTTCAATCTACCCGATGAGCTACACGCCTTAGCCTTACCTTACTATCGTATCCAGATCGTGGGCTTTATGGTGGTCATGCTCTTCAATACGTTCAAGCAGTACACCGAGGGGATGGGAGATACGCAGATCCCAATGTATATCACCCTAGCGGGGAATGTGCTAAACATCGGGCTCAACTACCTCCTCATCTATGGTAACGGGGGCTTCCCCGAATGGGGCTTGTATGGAGCTGGCATTGCAACGCTCATCAGCCGTATAGCGATGCTGCTAGCGATCGTTGCTGTGACCGCTCTGCTACCGCGCTACCGTGAGATCCTAGAGCGGTTGCGACGGCTGTGCTGGTCATGGCGTAAGGGACTGGTGCCCCTATTGCGACTCGGCACGCCCGTAGCGCTGCAGATGGGTATGGAGGCTGCGTCCTTTTCCGTAGCTGTCATCTTGGTAGCTCGGATCGGCACCTCAGCTTTGGCTGCGCATCAGATCATTGCGACGGTTAGTACGCTCGGCTTTATGGTCTACTACGGCATCGGCGCAGCTACAGCGATACGTAGTAGTACACTCCTAGCACAAGGAGAGCGACGAGAGACCCGTCGTGTGGCCAGTGCGGGCGTCTACCTCTGTCTCTTTGTGGCAGCTGTTATGATGCCGCTCTTGGTCCTATTTCGTGAACCCATCGTGCGCCTCTTCAATGCCGATCTCTCGGTCGCTGAGGCTACTTACCTGGCGCTCATCCCGCTCTGCCTCTACCAGATAGGGGATGCGCTACAGATCATCTATGCCAATGCGCTCAGAGGGATCAGTCGTGTGGCGATACTGGCCCCCGCGGCTGCACTGTGCCACTTGATTGTGGCGCCAGCTATGGCATGGCTCTTTGGTTTTAATATCGGGCTGCATGGGGCTCCATTGCAATTGATGGGTATCTGGTTTGCCTTCCCTGTTAGTCTGACGCTCTTGGGGCTCATCCTCAGGTACTCATTCCGAAGGGCCACTAGATAG
- the ligA gene encoding NAD-dependent DNA ligase LigA, translating into MTRNNTELEIEQLRTTIEQHNRAYYLDNAPTISDADYDALMQRLLTLEAEHPELADPTSPSLRVGRDRNDAFVQVAHERPMLSLSNTYNYDEIAEICERTDTLLATDDVPWVAEMKYDGSSISLIYEEGVLVRAVTRGDGTLGDDVTVNVRTIQSVPLRLRPVAGHPDYTMGRIEVRGEVLLPFKEFERLNGERTAEGEAPFANPRNAAAGTLKTLNSRVVAQRRLLCICYYLYALDDETRLPDSYYERMKLLEEMGFNTGVAPFKSSDLSALYHYIDEWDVQRGDLPYATDGIVLKVDSLTQQRTLGNTAKSPRWAFAYKYQPENARAELLSVDYQVGRSGVVTPVANVEPVLISGTVVRRATLHNEEFIKSLDLHYHDYVYIEKGGEIIPKITAVETSLRRPESEPVRLPELCPACGAPLQQIDGSVGYYCVNSYACPPQIMGRIEHYCTRRAADINVGPETIDSLFDRHLIENIDDLYKLTASDLAQLPNFKEKSINNLLASIEQSKSRPFARLLYGIGIRYVGEGTAKTLARHFQSIDRLAQATDYELQALPDVGPKIAEQVVYFFSLERNQQLIAELQRCGVILEERSEETTDAPQSNLLEGERIVISGSFTQHSRDEYKQLIEQHGGVNVGSISGRTTFVLMGSDMGPSKRAKAEQLGIPLVTEEEFLARLNS; encoded by the coding sequence ATGACACGCAACAATACAGAGCTAGAGATAGAGCAGCTGCGGACGACCATCGAGCAACACAACCGCGCTTACTACCTAGACAATGCTCCGACCATAAGCGATGCCGACTACGATGCGCTGATGCAGCGACTCCTGACGTTGGAGGCAGAGCACCCTGAGTTGGCTGACCCGACCTCACCATCCCTACGTGTGGGGCGGGATCGAAACGATGCTTTCGTTCAGGTGGCGCACGAGCGACCGATGCTTTCACTCTCAAACACCTACAACTACGACGAGATCGCTGAGATCTGCGAGCGTACCGACACGCTTCTAGCTACGGACGATGTGCCGTGGGTGGCGGAGATGAAGTATGACGGCTCCTCCATATCGCTGATCTACGAGGAGGGCGTGCTGGTGCGTGCCGTGACGCGAGGCGACGGGACGCTCGGAGATGACGTGACGGTCAATGTGCGGACGATTCAGTCGGTGCCGCTACGTCTGCGTCCAGTTGCGGGGCATCCCGACTACACGATGGGGCGCATCGAGGTGCGGGGCGAAGTGCTACTGCCCTTTAAGGAGTTCGAAAGGCTCAATGGGGAGCGTACGGCTGAGGGTGAAGCGCCATTTGCCAATCCGCGCAATGCGGCGGCGGGTACGCTTAAGACGCTCAATAGTCGTGTCGTAGCGCAGCGCCGTCTGCTCTGCATCTGCTACTACCTCTATGCGCTGGACGATGAGACTCGTCTGCCGGATAGTTACTATGAGCGCATGAAGCTCCTTGAGGAGATGGGCTTTAACACGGGCGTTGCGCCATTTAAGAGTAGCGACCTGTCGGCACTATACCATTACATAGATGAGTGGGACGTGCAGCGGGGCGATCTGCCCTACGCCACGGACGGTATCGTCCTCAAGGTGGACAGTCTCACACAGCAACGCACGCTCGGCAATACGGCAAAGTCGCCACGCTGGGCTTTTGCCTACAAGTATCAGCCGGAGAATGCGCGTGCAGAGCTTCTCTCGGTGGACTATCAAGTGGGGCGCTCAGGCGTCGTCACACCGGTGGCCAATGTGGAGCCGGTCCTCATCTCGGGGACCGTGGTGCGTCGCGCCACGCTGCACAACGAGGAGTTCATCAAGAGCCTCGACCTGCATTACCATGACTACGTATACATAGAGAAGGGTGGCGAGATCATCCCTAAGATCACCGCTGTGGAGACTAGTCTCAGACGACCCGAGTCGGAGCCTGTACGACTGCCTGAGCTCTGTCCCGCTTGTGGCGCCCCGCTCCAGCAGATCGATGGCTCGGTGGGCTACTACTGCGTCAACAGCTACGCCTGCCCGCCACAGATCATGGGGCGTATCGAGCACTACTGCACACGACGAGCTGCCGATATCAACGTGGGGCCTGAGACGATCGACTCGCTCTTTGACAGACATCTTATCGAAAACATCGACGACCTCTACAAGCTCACGGCTAGCGACTTGGCGCAGCTACCGAACTTTAAGGAGAAGTCGATCAACAACCTCCTCGCCAGTATCGAGCAGTCGAAGAGTCGACCCTTCGCGCGTCTGCTCTACGGCATCGGGATCCGCTATGTCGGCGAGGGGACGGCGAAGACGCTAGCACGACACTTCCAAAGCATCGACCGACTAGCTCAGGCGACCGACTACGAGCTGCAAGCCCTGCCCGATGTGGGACCGAAGATCGCCGAGCAGGTCGTTTACTTCTTCTCTCTGGAGCGTAATCAGCAGTTGATCGCAGAGCTACAGCGCTGTGGCGTAATCCTTGAGGAGCGTAGCGAGGAGACGACCGATGCGCCTCAGTCCAACCTCTTAGAAGGCGAGCGAATCGTTATCTCAGGGAGCTTCACCCAGCACAGCCGTGATGAGTACAAGCAGCTCATCGAGCAGCATGGCGGTGTCAACGTGGGGAGCATCTCAGGCCGTACGACCTTCGTCCTGATGGGCAGCGATATGGGACCCTCGAAGCGTGCCAAAGCGGAGCAGCTCGGCATCCCGCTCGTTACGGAGGAGGAGTTCTTAGCTCGTCTTAACTCTTAG